In Dehalococcoidia bacterium, the following are encoded in one genomic region:
- a CDS encoding Gfo/Idh/MocA family oxidoreductase — translation MRNGVVGVGVIGTGFGSIVQAPGFSRAPGCKVVAIASGHRERAEAAARQLGIPFATDDYRALLARDDVDLVCVSAPPYLHHEMTLAALAAGKHVLCEKPMAADRWQAWEMERRVRETGRIGLIDFELRCMPTRAYMKELIAGGYLGVLFWVHATHFGGFRGKAMDDVPYDWLAQKKYAGGMLGAMGCHYVDAFRWWFGEVTGLYAELDTRAKARPLPDGSGTREADSDDTIWCSMKLDNGAMATLVVSTAVRHGSGARIEAYGSEGTLVLENDGPLFGARAGDARLTELPLPARLLSPAEGEDRRLRAFIPWARRVVDAVRQQQQITPDFHDGARCQEVMDAIHRSSETRRWVGLPLESRRGSGQVGGAT, via the coding sequence ATGCGCAACGGAGTTGTGGGCGTCGGCGTCATAGGCACGGGCTTCGGCAGCATCGTCCAGGCGCCGGGATTCAGTCGCGCGCCCGGGTGCAAGGTCGTCGCCATCGCGTCGGGCCACCGTGAGCGCGCGGAGGCCGCGGCGCGGCAGCTTGGCATACCGTTCGCCACGGACGACTATCGGGCGCTCCTGGCGCGCGACGACGTTGACCTGGTGTGCGTCTCCGCGCCTCCGTACCTGCACCACGAGATGACCCTGGCCGCCCTGGCCGCGGGCAAGCACGTGCTGTGCGAGAAGCCCATGGCGGCGGATCGCTGGCAGGCGTGGGAGATGGAGCGGCGCGTCCGTGAGACGGGACGCATCGGGCTGATTGACTTCGAGCTGCGGTGCATGCCGACGCGTGCATACATGAAGGAGCTGATCGCGGGTGGCTATCTCGGCGTGCTGTTCTGGGTCCACGCGACGCACTTCGGCGGTTTCCGCGGCAAGGCGATGGACGACGTGCCATATGACTGGCTGGCGCAGAAAAAGTACGCGGGCGGCATGCTGGGCGCCATGGGCTGCCACTACGTTGACGCCTTCCGCTGGTGGTTCGGCGAGGTCACCGGCCTGTACGCTGAGCTGGACACGCGGGCGAAGGCGCGCCCCTTGCCGGACGGCTCCGGCACGCGCGAGGCGGACTCGGACGACACCATCTGGTGCAGCATGAAGCTGGACAACGGCGCGATGGCGACGCTGGTCGTGAGCACGGCGGTGCGCCACGGTTCCGGCGCCCGCATCGAGGCGTATGGCAGCGAGGGGACGCTGGTGCTGGAGAACGACGGCCCGCTTTTCGGCGCGCGCGCAGGCGACGCCCGGCTGACCGAATTGCCGCTCCCCGCGCGCCTGCTCTCCCCGGCGGAGGGGGAGGACCGGCGATTGCGCGCCTTCATTCCCTGGGCGCGTCGCGTCGTGGACGCCGTGCGCCAGCAGCAGCAGATTACGCCCGACTTCCATGACGGCGCGCGGTGCCAGGAGGTCATGGACGCCATCCATCGCTCGTCGGAGACGCGGCGCTGGGTCGGCCTGCCGCTGGAATCGCGCCGCGGCTCCGGCCAGGTAGGAGGCGCAACATGA
- a CDS encoding Gfo/Idh/MocA family oxidoreductase encodes MSGRIRVGVIGSSFGAEVHIPGFQSLPEYQVVAVASGRRERAEATARQFGIPFATDDYRELLARDDVDMVSVATPVYLHHPIVVDAFAAGKHVLCEKPLALDRRQGAEMLAAARASGKAHMVNYELRFLPWRQKVKELLAAGYVGEPRMVVGEFFGPFKGMNGRDVPWDWLAVRSLGGGFFGAKGCHYVDLYRWWFGEVTGVYATLETKEPLRKVAGAEQWRPVETEDCFIVMLRMKGGVQGTICVSRVVRHGAGGRIMVYGSEGTLILTDEGVLTGARRGDKHQEPLLTPDQMPQAGVTGAGPQVAFPRLAREMARAVREGVRVAPDLEDGLRAQEVTDAIVRSSAERRWVSLPLEP; translated from the coding sequence ATGAGCGGACGCATTCGCGTGGGGGTCATCGGCTCCAGCTTCGGCGCCGAGGTCCACATTCCCGGCTTCCAGTCGCTGCCGGAGTACCAGGTCGTCGCCGTCGCGTCGGGCCGCCGCGAGCGCGCGGAAGCCACGGCGCGGCAGTTCGGTATTCCGTTCGCCACGGACGACTATCGGGAGCTCCTGGCGCGCGACGACGTTGACATGGTCAGCGTGGCGACTCCGGTGTACCTGCACCACCCCATCGTGGTGGACGCCTTCGCCGCGGGCAAGCACGTGCTGTGCGAGAAGCCCCTGGCCCTGGACCGGCGGCAGGGTGCGGAGATGCTGGCGGCGGCGCGGGCCTCTGGCAAGGCGCACATGGTCAACTACGAGCTGCGTTTCCTGCCCTGGCGTCAGAAGGTCAAGGAGCTGCTGGCGGCGGGCTACGTGGGCGAGCCGCGCATGGTCGTCGGCGAGTTCTTCGGGCCGTTCAAGGGCATGAACGGACGGGACGTGCCGTGGGACTGGCTGGCCGTGCGCAGCCTCGGCGGGGGCTTTTTCGGCGCGAAGGGCTGCCACTACGTTGACTTGTACCGCTGGTGGTTTGGCGAGGTGACGGGCGTGTACGCCACGCTGGAGACAAAGGAGCCGCTCCGAAAGGTCGCGGGCGCGGAGCAGTGGCGGCCCGTGGAGACGGAGGACTGCTTCATCGTCATGCTGCGCATGAAGGGCGGCGTGCAGGGCACCATCTGCGTCAGCCGCGTGGTTCGGCACGGCGCCGGCGGGCGCATCATGGTCTATGGCAGCGAGGGCACGCTGATACTGACCGATGAAGGGGTGCTCACCGGCGCGCGCCGCGGCGACAAACACCAGGAGCCGCTGCTGACGCCGGATCAGATGCCCCAGGCGGGCGTCACGGGCGCAGGGCCGCAGGTGGCGTTCCCACGCCTGGCGCGGGAGATGGCGCGCGCCGTCCGCGAGGGCGTGCGCGTCGCGCCCGACCTGGAGGACGGGCTGCGCGCCCAGGAGGTCACGGACGCCATCGTCCGCTCGAGCGCCGAGCGGCGTTGGGTCAGCCTGCCTCTGGAGCCGTAG
- the thpR gene encoding RNA 2',3'-cyclic phosphodiesterase, whose translation MTEPLRAFIAIELPRSVLDYIQTIQDALRKARFSSIAWARPQGIHLTLKFLGNILPDQVPPVIEAMEASASDCGQLRLTTKEIGAFPGMDRARVLWVGVHGDVRALTALQARLDGELAALGFPREDRPFSPHLTLGRVRDGMPPAERRRLGPTAASVRTDSGVTFTATALSLMRSTLTPSGAIYSRLADAPLRGNALSQP comes from the coding sequence GTGACGGAGCCCCTGCGCGCATTCATCGCCATCGAGCTGCCGCGGAGCGTGCTGGACTACATCCAGACCATCCAGGACGCCCTGCGCAAGGCGCGGTTCTCCTCCATCGCATGGGCGCGGCCTCAGGGCATCCACCTGACCCTCAAGTTCCTGGGCAATATCCTGCCGGACCAGGTCCCGCCAGTCATCGAGGCGATGGAGGCGTCGGCCAGCGACTGCGGCCAGCTCCGGCTGACGACGAAGGAGATAGGCGCGTTCCCCGGCATGGACAGGGCGCGTGTCCTGTGGGTAGGCGTCCACGGCGACGTGCGGGCCCTGACGGCGCTGCAGGCCCGGCTGGACGGCGAGCTTGCCGCGCTCGGCTTCCCGCGGGAGGACAGGCCCTTCTCGCCGCACCTGACGCTGGGCCGCGTCCGCGACGGCATGCCTCCCGCCGAGCGACGGCGCCTTGGCCCCACGGCGGCGTCCGTGCGCACGGACAGCGGCGTCACCTTCACCGCGACCGCGCTGAGCCTGATGCGGAGCACACTCACGCCGTCCGGCGCCATTTACTCCCGGCTGGCGGACGCGCCCCTGAGGGGAAATGCGCTCTCGCAGCCCTGA
- a CDS encoding amidohydrolase family protein translates to MTGADLSIGIMLSYIGCYNPPMIIDSHVHLFPPEAVAHRERFLAADRTFGALYANPKARLATPVELVERMDAAGIDLSVAVGIGWEKPEHCALANDAIADAVRRYPARLAGFGVVNPRHAGAVAEVERIAKLGLRGVGELHPDSQGYALDDARVMAPVMDAARRLGLAVLVHASEPVGHAYAGKGTVTPDVLTRFIARFPENDIICAHWGGGLPFYALMPEIRRLLPRVYFDSAATPFLYQPQVFRAATELVGAERVLFGSDYPLLGQERALAQALEAGLPARARRLVLGENARKLLGQ, encoded by the coding sequence ATGACCGGCGCCGACCTTTCCATCGGCATCATGCTGAGCTACATCGGGTGCTATAATCCGCCCATGATTATTGACTCACACGTCCACCTCTTCCCGCCGGAGGCCGTCGCGCACCGCGAGCGCTTCCTGGCCGCCGACCGCACCTTCGGCGCGCTCTACGCCAACCCCAAGGCCAGGCTCGCGACGCCGGTGGAGCTTGTCGAGCGGATGGACGCAGCGGGCATAGACCTGTCCGTGGCCGTCGGCATCGGCTGGGAGAAGCCGGAGCACTGCGCCCTCGCGAACGACGCCATCGCGGACGCGGTGCGCCGCTATCCCGCGCGGCTGGCGGGCTTCGGCGTCGTGAACCCCCGACACGCCGGGGCGGTCGCGGAGGTCGAGCGCATCGCGAAGCTGGGGCTGCGCGGCGTCGGCGAGCTGCACCCGGACAGCCAGGGCTACGCGCTCGACGACGCGCGGGTGATGGCGCCGGTCATGGACGCAGCGCGGCGACTGGGGCTGGCCGTGCTGGTCCACGCGTCGGAGCCTGTGGGGCACGCCTACGCGGGCAAGGGGACCGTGACGCCCGACGTGCTCACCCGCTTCATCGCCCGCTTCCCGGAGAACGACATCATCTGCGCCCACTGGGGCGGCGGCCTGCCGTTCTACGCCCTGATGCCGGAGATCAGGCGGCTGCTGCCGCGCGTGTACTTCGACTCGGCGGCGACGCCCTTCCTGTACCAGCCCCAGGTCTTCCGCGCGGCGACGGAGCTGGTGGGAGCGGAGCGCGTGCTCTTCGGCAGCGACTACCCCCTGCTCGGACAGGAGCGGGCGCTGGCGCAAGCGCTGGAGGCGGGCCTGCCTGCCAGGGCACGGCGGCTGGTGCTGGGCGAAAACGCAAGGAAGCTCCTCGGGCAGTAG